The Macrobrachium rosenbergii isolate ZJJX-2024 chromosome 8, ASM4041242v1, whole genome shotgun sequence genome includes a region encoding these proteins:
- the LOC136841114 gene encoding craniofacial development protein 2-like: MTGRGRELADLMRKKKVDVLCVQETRWKGNKAKELGDGYKLYYSGANKQGRNGVGIVLSGELKNTVIEVQRKNDRIIKLKMCFGGEIPNIISAYTPQVGCTEEEKGNFWRDMDGVMQEAEEHERVIVGADLNGHVGCENEAIGQVHGGHGIWERNPEGESVVDFAVALDMAIVNTFFKKKREHLITCRRGTRCSQIDYCLHKRIKLGEVKNCKSYPRRPCSPQHRLLSMHGFEAKKGRKNQS, translated from the coding sequence ATGACTGGGAGAGGTAGAGAATTGGCTGACTtgatgaggaaaaagaaagtagatgttttgtgtgtgcaagaaacgcgatggaaaggaaataaagctAAAGAATTGGGTGATGGATATAAGCTGTACTATAGTGGAGCAAATAAACAAGGCAGAAATGGAGTTGGCATAGTACTGTCTGGTGAACTGAAGAATACAGTGATAGAAGTGCAAAGAAAGAATGACCGTATCATCAAATTGAAGATGTGTTTTGGAGGAGAGATTCCGAATATTATAAGTGCATACACACCACAAGTTGGTTgcacagaagaagagaagggaaatTTCTGGAGAGACATGGATGGAGTAATGCAAGAAGCTGAAGAACATGAGAGGGTGATAGTGGGGGCAGATTTGAATGGCCATGTCGGATGTGAAAATGAGGCGATTGGTCAGGTGCATGGGGGCCATGGAATTTGGGAGAGAAACCCAGAAGGAGAGAGTGTAGTGGACTTTGCTGTGGCACTCGACATGGCAATAGTAAACACATTCTTTAAGAAGAAAAGGGAACACCTAATAACATGTAGGAGAGGGACAAGATGCTCCCAGATAGACTACTGCCTACATAAAAGGATAAAGCTGGGGGAGGTCAAGAACTGCAAAAGTTATCCCAGGCGACCATGTAGCCCCCAACACAGACTGCTAAGCATGCATGGATTTGAAGctaaaaagggaaggaaaaaccaAAGCTAA